A region from the Benincasa hispida cultivar B227 chromosome 12, ASM972705v1, whole genome shotgun sequence genome encodes:
- the LOC120092816 gene encoding mitochondrial import inner membrane translocase subunit TIM13, whose amino-acid sequence MDSFSSPSSGSSSQFSANEFRDQLKTQLAQAYAEEFLETLRVKCFDKCITKPGSSLSGSESSCISRCMERYIEATSIVSRALFKTPH is encoded by the exons ATGGATTCATTTTCATCGCCTTCAAGCGGTTCTTCTTCCCAATTTTCTGCCAATGAATTCAGGGATCAGCTCAAGACTCAGCTTGCTCAGGCCTACGCCGAGGAGTTTCTTGAG ACTTTAAGAGTGAAGTGCTTTGACAAGTGCATCACAAAGCCGGGGTCAAGCCTAAGTGGAAGTGAGAGCAGTTGCATCTCTAGGTGCATGGAGCGCTATATTGAAGCCACCAGCATTGTCAGTAGAGCCCTCTTTAAGACACCACACTGA